DNA from Mycobacterium sp. SMC-8:
CCTGGCCACCCGATTGGCACATTTCGGCCGCTACCTCGCCGCCACCGACCCCAGCCTGACCTCGCTGAACCAACTGGACCGCCGCCGGCACATCGAGCCGTTCATCACCTCGCTGACCACCGCCACCAACAGCGTCACCGGTGAGCCGATCACCATCGCCGACCGGATCCGACGCATCCACGCGGTGGGCAACTTCCTGGCCGAAATCACCGAATGGGGATGGGACGACGCCCCACCGCGGCGCCTGATCTTCCGCACCGACATGCCGCGGCCACCCCGCTGTCTGCCCCGATATCTACCGGTCGATGCAGACCGCACACTCACTGCCGCCCTGGCGAAATCACCTTACCGACTCGCCGCTGACGCCCTGCTGGTGCAGCGGGCCTGCGGACTGCGCATCGGTGAACTGCTCGACCTCGAACTCGACTGCATCCACGAGATCCCGGGCCAGGGATCGTGGCTCAAAGTTCCCCTCGGCAAGCTCAACTCCGAACGCATGATCCCCGTCGACGACGAGGTCCTCACCCTCGTGGACCGCATCACCACAACCCGCTCCTGCGGGCGACCGATGATCCATCCCCGCACCGGCGCCCCCGCCGACTTCCTGTTCACTCACCACGGGAAAAGACTGTCCCAGAACGCAATACGCGAAGAACTGAACCGGGCAGCCCAAGCTGCTGGCCTAGGACACATCACACCGCATCAACTGCGACACACCTATGCCACTGCACTGATCAACGCTGGAGTATCGCTGCAGGCCCTCATGGCACTGCTGGGCCACGTCTCCTCCCAGATGAGTCTGCGATATGCCCACCTCTTCGACCACACCGTACGCACCGAATACGAACGCGCCTTGGACCTGGCCAAAAGTCATATCGGAGCGCTGCCCACCACCACCGCAGTCGGGTTGCCGCTGACCGATATCACCGGCACCGGCTGGAAAGACACCCCGGCCATCAAATCCCGCCTGGCCGGCGGATACTGCCTACGCGCACCCGCGCAAGGGTCCTGCCCGTATGCCAACATCTGCGAACACTGTCCCAGCTTCCACACCGACGCCACCCACCTCGCTGTCCTTGCCGCCCAACGCATCGACGCCCACGATCTGGCCGTAGACGCAGAAAAACGGGGATGGATCAACGAAGCCGACCGCCACCGCAAGCTCGTCTCCCGACTCGACGCGCTCATCACCGCAGCGGCATCCGCATGAACGAACCCGCCCTGCTGCGCGTCGAACGGGTCTGCGCCAACCTCGCCACCGCCGGCCAGCCCATCACCTTCACCGCCGTCGCCGAGCACGCCCAGATCAGCCGCGCCACCCTCTACCGCGACCGCCAGCTCCGCGCCATCGTCGACGAACACCGCACCCGACAAACCGACGCCCGCACCCTCACCGGCCTGGCCACCGACGTCGCCCACCTACGCACCGCCGTCGAAGCACTCGCCGCACGCGTCAAACGCCACGACGAACAACTCCGCAAACTCACCACACCACCCCGACAATGAACCACTCCGCACGCCAACACAGCTCCCTGAGCCCGCATTAGCCGGTCAATGCTGGGATAACGCCGGTGCCGAATCGCTGTGGTCGACGTTCAAGCATGAGTTCTACTACCGGCACACTTTCGCGACGAAAGTCGAATTGATTGCAGCAGTTGACAATTGGATGCGATTCTACAATCATCAACGTAGGCACTCGGCGATCGGTCAGCGCTCACCAATTAGCTAC
Protein-coding regions in this window:
- a CDS encoding site-specific integrase, producing MAHFGRYLAATDPSLTSLNQLDRRRHIEPFITSLTTATNSVTGEPITIADRIRRIHAVGNFLAEITEWGWDDAPPRRLIFRTDMPRPPRCLPRYLPVDADRTLTAALAKSPYRLAADALLVQRACGLRIGELLDLELDCIHEIPGQGSWLKVPLGKLNSERMIPVDDEVLTLVDRITTTRSCGRPMIHPRTGAPADFLFTHHGKRLSQNAIREELNRAAQAAGLGHITPHQLRHTYATALINAGVSLQALMALLGHVSSQMSLRYAHLFDHTVRTEYERALDLAKSHIGALPTTTAVGLPLTDITGTGWKDTPAIKSRLAGGYCLRAPAQGSCPYANICEHCPSFHTDATHLAVLAAQRIDAHDLAVDAEKRGWINEADRHRKLVSRLDALITAAASA